A segment of the Neochlamydia sp. S13 genome:
ATTGTTAAAAAGAAACCTAGTTTCAGAGGAAACTATAGAAGAAATTTTGCAAGAGTGCACACGCCTAGGCTATTTAAATGATAATGAGTGGCTTGAAGGATTTGTTAAAAGGCAATTGGCTCGTCATACAGGGCCTCAACGAATTATCTGCCAGTTGATGAATAAAGGAATATCTCGTGTAGAAGCCCATAAATATGTGGGAATGTATGTCCAAGCAAATACTTCTCAGCACAGCATTCAGCATTTAATAAATACCAAATATAAAACTCGCAATCTGGCTGATTATCGAGAAAAACAAAAAGTTTTTGCCGCCCTTATCCGTAAAGGGTTTGATATTCAAGCGGTAAAAGATGCATTAAAAGTAGAAGAATAATAAAATTTATCCCTTAGCTCTACTTATTTCTTTTTGCACTCCTCTTTTCTCTTTACCCTAGCGCGTAAGAGGTAGTAAAAAACATGAAAAAAATAAATTTTTAAGATTTAGCTACTTAACGTTTAAAAATTTTACCTCTTAGGATTAAGTGCTTTCTTCTATTAAAGCATATAAAAAATAGCCCTTTTCTAAAAATAAAATCTTCCCTGTGAAAAAATTTCTTTTTTTATTAAATAGATAGCTTTAACTGGAAAAGAATAATTCTTAAAATTATTATAAGATAGTGTTTGTAAAATCATAATTTTAGTATAATAAAGAAAGAGAAGAAATCTTTTACCAGAAGGTGTATGATGAGTGATCCTACTATAACCTCTCTTTCCACTGTAACTTCTTCTGCAGCAGTAAGTCCTGCTAATGCTGTCACCCCTTCGGCGAGCTCGGCAACTAACCCCGCTGCGGTAGAAGGAGGCAGTGTGAGTAATTTAGCGGAATTAAAAGATCAATCTCCTGAAGTTTACTCAGCGATGATGCAAGGAATTGCGATGAATGTATGCAGTAGAATGGCTCAACAGCAAGCCCATTTAAAGCAAGTGCAAGAAGAAGCTCGTCGTGCCTCAGAAGGCTAAGCGCAGGTAGGGGCCAACTAAGCTAGCTAGAGTCTTAAAGTTTTTTTGTCTCATTAACTTTCTTTAGAAGGGTTAATTGGGCGTTTATACCAAAACTTAAGAAAAGCTAAAGCTAATTTATTTGGTAAATTCTTCATTTTTTTGCTATAGTGCCAATAGAAGAAAAATAAATTTTAGTTAATTCAAGGAGCAATATGGGAGCAGAAAAATCCGAGGCAGTAAATTCTGCTAGTGTACCAGAGGCTATGAATACTTCTTCCTCTACTACGCCTTCCTCCATGGCCGCATCTCCACAAAATAGTGAGCGATTTGCAACCATTAGCAGCATGTCTGATCTTAAAGAAAAGGCTCCAGAGATGCATAAGGCTATGATGCAAGGCTTAGCCATGAACATCTGCAATGGCATGCAAAAGCACCAGCAGCGTTTTAAAGAGATTCTTAGAAAAGGTCGTAGTCAACAATAAATAATAATGAATTTTATTATCCCCTCACTTTTTCTTGGCTTTTTAGTAGATGAGGCCTTTACAAGGGCCTTAGAAAAAAATACTCCTGAATATCTTCATTTCTTCCTTCAGCCAGGCAGTGGGTATTTAGAAGAAGTCACTTATCAAGAAGAGCACTATATAGGCAAATTCGTTAGTAACGAACAAAATGTCGGGCAATTAGAGCTTTTAGAAGCTCATATTTTTAGCCTCTTAAAGAAGCTAGCACCTGATTACAATTATACGCACTCTAATCTAGTCTTATTTGCCCTTCCTCAAAAGGAAGTTGCCCCTGCGGTTATTTCTTATAAAAACAAAAAAAGGAAAGCTTAAAAAAGGCTATAGAAGTTT
Coding sequences within it:
- a CDS encoding regulatory protein RecX, whose amino-acid sequence is MKISCLPKEGSRLLMTVFIEEESWRDIHTKIFGRQPLLPESDSLAAFQEKFKKLEYVKAKKYALDCLALRSYLSIQMKKLLKRNLVSEETIEEILQECTRLGYLNDNEWLEGFVKRQLARHTGPQRIICQLMNKGISRVEAHKYVGMYVQANTSQHSIQHLINTKYKTRNLADYREKQKVFAALIRKGFDIQAVKDALKVEE